In Benincasa hispida cultivar B227 chromosome 8, ASM972705v1, whole genome shotgun sequence, the sequence CATTATTTATACGCTGCTTCGCTACCATGTTCCTTCTCACCTGCTCGTTTTGTAGCAATTCTATAGAGATTGTTTTATATTACTCAATGCTCATGGACTCTCTGGTGGGTTATGCAGCTGGAAATCTAGAGTGAAAATGCAAGGTTTTCGCAGAATTAATCAATTGGTACGAAGGCAAAGTCCTGATGCtcatttcaaattgataagaggttaTCCTCTGAATGGGAATGCTGGCTGTAGCTGCTCGACCCCAATGTTGATGGAAAATAGTTCTGCTATTTCTTGTCTTTTTGGGAATTCATATGTGTCTTTCAGTGGTTCCCTCTTGAGGTCTTTCTCGAGGTTGGGCAATCAAGATCCGGAAGCCTTCGTATGTATTTCTGTTTGTTTAACTATTTTTCACCTTATGGTTGTTTACTAGTATATTTTTTCTTGTGTTGTTTTCAGAGGTTCAATAATTATTCTGTAAATCTACTTTGTTTTTTACATATATAATTAGCGACATTTAGTCTACTTCAAATTACAAACTTTTATGAATTCATTTATTCTCTTAATATCAGTGTCGGCCAACATCTGATTCGTGGTAGGGGAGAAGGAAATATTTATAGTATCTAATCAATTGTGTATGTTATGCACGTGTCTCTAATACTGACCAAGCGTGATTTGTGCTAAATGTCTTATTGCTGTAAAGTAACTTAGAGTATGAGTACATCAACTAGAACTGGCTTCTGAGTTTAATTATGGATCTGAGCCATTTTCTGTGGGAGTGCACATTCGTGAACTACCTTTGGGTGGTGGCAAATTGTTTTTTGGGATTAGTGGGGGATTGGTGTTCTTTGTTGGAGGGAAAATAGTTTTGCATTCCCCTTTTAGGGAGAAGAATGTTGTGGCAAGCAAGCTTCTTTGCTATTTCGTGGAGTATTTGGTTGTAGCATAATAGTAGAATTTTTAGGGACGTGGAGAAATCTAGAGACGTGGTTTTGGGAGTTGGGGAGGTCTAATGCTTCCATTTGGGTTTTGGTCTGGTTCTTTTGGACTAGAGTCTTTTCTGGACTCTTCTTTTTTGGAGGCTTCCCCCCCTCCTTTTGCCTTTatgttcttttgttttttcaatgGAAGTGTTACTATTGTTTGACACTTAGTTATTATGTATTCTATTTCATATTTCCCCTCTCAACAAATTAAGTTTAGAGAACCACCTATTCGTTCTGTAATTAGTCTGTCTGAAATGTAATTGGCTTGCGTCAAGCTGATAAAAATGTGGTTATAGTTCTTTCCTTCTATGATCCTTGCTAATTGGAGAGCCTTTCTGTAATTTCCTTGGCATCTATGGAGATTGGTCATCTTCCTCTTATCTACCccttttctttcaatattactgaaaaatagaaaaactgtCAACTATCCTTGCGTGAAATGTTTTCAGAAATTGTATGAACTTTCTATTGGTTTATGGGTACTCATTGGAAGcaatatctatttatttatgaGTATTTTGTAATGAATCACTTTGTAACGATTTATACAACTATTTAGCAGAAAAATATGAGCTCTCAAATGGAATTTGTGCCTTCGAGAAAGCATGTATCTTCAGTTTGTTCAGCATTCCCAAGTTCTAGGCCACATTTATTTCAGTTGGCAGAGATTGTAGCTCCTTTTTCTAGCAGAGGCATTGCTACGACAAGCTCAATGGAATCAGCTCTACAAGGATCCCCTGCAGTTGATTCTGATATAACTCCTCGCATCAAATTTAAGAGGCTTGATAAAACCTCAAAACACATAATGCAGGTATCCACATTTCTGAGAATTATTGGAAAAGAAGTAATTTCATTCATCTTCCCATCTGTTTGCTTTCAATATATTGTTGTATGTTCCCCACAGATTTTAGATAAGGAAGCTGTTGAGGAGGTAAAAGCACAGAGAGAAATTCCAGATATAAGGCCAGGCTATATTGTGCAGCTCAAAGTGGtagagttaatttgaaattatatcATGTTTCATTACTGGTAGATAATGTTCTTATTCTAAAAAGCAGTTAATATATGAGGTTATCGAACAGTTTTCTGGCTTTTGCTGTCATGTGTGAACAGGAAGTACCTGAGAACAAGCGACGTGTCTCAACATTGAAAGGTATTGTAATAGCCAGACGAAATGCTGGTTTAAACACAACTTTTAGATTAAGGAGGCTAGTTGCTGGTGTTGGGATTGAGTCCCTCTTCCCTCTGTAAGTAATGCTGATCTTTTGCTATAATTATTTTCTGCAGAAGTTACATTCCCAATTTCATTGTCTTTGTCCCTGTTCACCTTTGTGATGAAGAACAGAAGAAGCATATAAGTACCTGAGAACAAGCGACCTATCTCATGTTTTATGACAAAGAgtacaataataatttttgcGAGTTCATGTAGCATCCTATACAAATAAACCACTGTAGGTCATTAGGTCCATTTGTTGGTCTAAACCATGGTAGTCACTTTCCTAGGATTTAGCATTCTACATGTAACCTTGTCAATTAAATGTAGTGAAGTCAAGCTGTTGTCTCGTGAGGATAGTCGAAGTGGCATGCAAGCTAGTCTGAGCACTCACTAAtacaaaaaaagagaaaaaaactgATACAGATAAAATAGTACATGGTGAACAATATTCTATTTCAATAACAGAGAAACATGTTGAAGttggtgtatatatatatatggtctTCCTCTATATAGAAGTTCTTTAAATGTTATTCGCTTCTCTATTTCTGATAGCTTTGTGCTTATGGCTAAAACAAGTGGTTGATGAATGACAGATACTCACCAAACATAAAGGAGATTAAGGTGTTGGACAAGAAGAAAGTGCGCAGAGCTAAGCTTTACTATCTTAGGGACAAAATGAACGCACTTAAGAAGCAGTAGCAAGCTTTCTATTCTATTCAGTGGGATCAGAGATGTATCCGTAACATGGTGCGTTTTAATCCATTTTTAGTGAGAAATCTCATGAGTTTTCACGATTATCTTATCAGTTTTATGCATGGAGGAGGATTGACCCGAGAATCTAGTCGAGCACTTATGTTTGGCCGAaacaagaataataataaaaaaaaattcacatcgATTGCCTCAAGAAGAAATGTTCTTTCTTTATATGATTAGTTGCTTAAGCAAACCAGCCATCATTTTATCTTTTTGTTGATTGGTTGCCTGATTTTCCCCCTTCTTTGGAATGTCAAAGAGCTTGCTGATGTTAGGCTGTTTGTAATGTCTGTGGCTGATGAATATTATCATCTTTCTGAATGAAGGATAGATTTATTACTTTATCATTAACAGCGTTTCCACTCCTTCCAAACCTTCCCCTTGCTGttctttattgttatttttttttccatttttttaatagaaataaaaaaattgttattctTATTTTAGATAGACGAAGTGTAAGGCTCAGGCTGTGAACTGCACTATTGGTTGATAGATTTGTTGGATGAGTTAGATTATATTCTTACCTTATCTATGGAAAAATATCTAGTACTACAGTTGTATGAAAAGGTTTTTTATACTACCTTTCTTCATTACTTGCTTTTTGTAGTATTTAAGAATTGTGTGAGACTCATAAATTAAAGTATTTATCATCAAATGACGTATCAAATTCTAAAGGGTAGTATGCACTATTGTAGTACTAGAAATTTAccaaaaattttctaatttatccATGATCAACTATAAACTTTTTTCCTTCCCCTAGTAAAGGGTTTTGATGCTTGCAATCTCAAGTAATTTACACCATACGTGGGTTTATGGCTTGAAGTCGCCTGAGTAAAAttaagttatatatttttgaaaaattacactTTTAGGTTTGTTTGAGGGATTGTAATGGAATGAGTTTGTAATGTAAAATAATTCCAAATCTATGTTTGAATTAAGCATTTTGGATTTGATTTGTAATACCAAACTCATTCGTTTCCATAGTTTTTAACCAAATTCATTTTTCGGTCGTTTTtgctttttatgattttatttttattctgtCCTTGATTACTCATGCATCCAATATTATATTCTAGCTCTTCAAACAATCCTTAGTATCTGAAAGTTTGGTTTAAGGTTGCAAACTTGCCATTTGAGTCTGAATTTTCAAAGTCAATAAGTTTACTTATGAGGATTTTTACCGTTGGTACTTTTGTCAAATTATTCGTGAATTACTCATGGAAAGCTGTCatgacactttttttttttaatttaaaaatatatattttaattttatatgaaaaaaaaacataactttTAAATATTGTTCTAAATATCCTTTTTACTTACCTCTTCACCATCGTTTCCTCCTTACTCCTAACCTTCCTCTCTATCCATAGCTATCACTGTTGTCCTTTGTCACCTactattgcttttttttttttcccatttaatttttaatattttcctcttctttctcaCCCTCAAATTGAGAAAGATAAGAAAGAAACCATTTAAAAAAGGTCGTCAGAGGCCATTGATGTGCGGATGGAAAACATGTGGAAGGAgaagaggaaagagaaaaaTTTGTTAACAAGAATCTCTTTCTTATTTCaagaaattataaaatattttttattctaaaaatttgaaaaaagaaaaaatatatcttaTTAATTACATATCAACTTTCCATTAGTTAACCAAAAAATTGACAAAGGGACCAACAAACTCAACAATTCAAATGCAACTTTGATTGAATTTTAAAGATTAgaagtgtaattttttttttcattttttaattaggTAAAAAAGCAATTGATTATCTAATAGAATAAATTCAAAttacttattattttattttagaatctcaCATCATGTATGAGGTATGAGGATTAAAACATTTCCAGAAAATATACTTTTAATCTAAAGATATATGTTGAATCATTTGAGTCATCTCATGTTACCAATGACTTGTTTTTGCTAAAtgtaataaatttaaatcaacTGTCATACAATATATTTTAGTGATTAAAAGACTGTGGTTCGAATCTCCCAATTTtttgttgtacttaaaaatttatggatttcttttgaattttattttccaGAAAGATAGACAATATATCTGTTAATTTGAATCTACTAGAAAAATCATTTTGTTGACGCTAAAATCCACACAAGGTAGAACACACTTGACCGTGGTAAAATTGTAATTCGGGGAAGACGTGATCTGCAAAAGGAGAATATGGATACCAATACTTGTCATAACACCTCTAATGCATAAGTCAAAATCAAAGAGGTTTTGACTGTAACAAGAATTATAGAGATGAGAATGAAATTACTTTATCTAAAGTCATTATGATGCATTGATAGAAAAATCCTGACTTCGGCATCTATATAAGGATTTCAGAGACATTAGGTTCATTCTCATACCAAATGGATTAGGTGCATGCCCTCTTCATTGAAATGAAGATGCTTAGCCTCGATTTTGGGGTGTAGCTTTTGGCTCGAGTTTCATCTTTTCCTCGAACTAATAGTTTGCAAATTCGTGCAAAATCAATTATGTCCTCTAGTCCAAATCTATCCATAacacatttatttttaattcaatcctatatttttccttaatttaTTATTGCTCTTTCTTTTTGTCGTTCTACCGGCTGCCCATTTGTTTACTTTTAATTCGCCGTCGTTTGTTGATTACTTTATTCCTTCTTTATTTAGATTTGTGCAAATTTCACCcttcccttttttattttattattttttaaaaaacaccttttttattttattatcaataaataacTCCTTGAGTTAATCGAATTGACATACAAATGTATTAGTGATGGAAAGTTCAATAGTTCAAATTCCTCTATTTTTAAATGTAtagaacataaaattaaaagtttatgatctgattagatataaaattcaagtttaaatctaatattttagtttatttttaaaatatggattatgcaaataacttattttcatctttatttcAATGGAAAAGTTAACGAAAGGATTGTTTtgaaacaaatttaaatttaaaagtaaaaagaaaatactTAAGAGTTGTTCATAATTGAAATATAGGTGTGTTTGGCGTACAAGTTGACATTTAAGTTTTGGAAGGTTAAGCCTAAAGATTAAGAGGGAGGGTTTAAATAATGTAGTTTATAGGAAAATAAGTTTGAGGTAAGGGTTTAAAATGTTTGCATTTGAAGTGTAGGATTCAAAGTGAGGGTTCAATTTCCTTTTGGGAATGATTTCTTTCTTAAATTCTCTTACCGTTTGGCCCTTACAAATCTAATGTTTAAAACCGGACGGTTACAGATCTAATGTTATAAAATCATTTGAACGCTGCCAGTTAAAGATCAATATAGTAATTAGGATCTATGCCAAAACCATGTCACCTCCATCATTTTCTTTATGATATGCATCATTGAGGCTTTGCATTTCTCTCCCATTAAAATTCTTTTATGCCAATCGTTGATTGTTTTACATTAATGGTACCACGAAAGAAGAATTTGTTGTCGCTCCGAACTAATGTGATTGATGTGAACAAACTTGTTGTCATGCCCACACTAACTCAAAAAAATCATGTGAGAGAAGTGGGGTTGAATCTTCTTGATGAATTCCGTGTTCTTCAAGGCACATTATGCCTGTACTAAGAAAATTAGTAACACTAGTGTTAATCCATTAAGTTTTTGTATCCAAAAAGGTTGAATTACATTAATTCAAGGAATTTATGCACTTTTGATTTAATCTTTGTTGGGAATGACTTACAACTAACTACCTAGGCTCGTAGCCTAAAGTATGTTCACATTTGAGAGAATTTCCATGCCCCAAATTGGATGAGAGATCTCCAAGGGATTTGAAAAATAGAGCGGTAATTAAGGCTCTTCTCATCACATGTGTGTTGTCTCATTTTGGTGGATTCACACTGACgcgaaaaaaaagaaagaaatacttttatttttttcttttttttaacttgtaaatgttatgaaattaattttgaatatgaaatttaatgtgtGTAATATTTAAGAtctgaaaattaatttctttttagatCTAAACTTTTTCCATCTCCTTAAAAGACCCTAAACGATTTTCCTCCAGATGTACTgtgtttcatcttcttcctctaacTCTTTTATTTTGAGCAAATAATCTTCTTTCATCGATTCCAACCCTCCCTCCAACGAGCGCACGGTTGAGGTAGGTGTTGTATTAACCTTGAGGAGCAATCAACATTAACAATTCGTATCGAGGTAGTACCAAATTTGCTTTCAAGGGAGTGGTTGCTATGACACAACGATTCATATTCGGTATTGACGAACAACTAACAATTTGAAAGCAAATCCTACCCAATTTCGATTAAATCTAGAATGGTTCTTCTAGATTTGTCCATGTTGGGCCACTAGACAGAGCCAATTACCACCACTAGTCCTAGAAGCTACTAATCTTCTTCAAGCAATTATAGGTAGCTTATGTTCTGACCGTGGAGTGCCTTGAAAGACCTAAACCTCATGCTACTGCTGTCGCTGATCTGGAAACTTCCAAGGATTCTGCTGCTGTCACTAATTGAGCAACTTCCAAAGATGTTGCTATTGATCTTGATCTCACCATGGATAT encodes:
- the LOC120084206 gene encoding uncharacterized protein LOC120084206; the encoded protein is MQGFRRINQLVRRQSPDAHFKLIRGYPLNGNAGCSCSTPMLMENSSAISCLFGNSYVSFSGSLLRSFSRLGNQDPEAFKNMSSQMEFVPSRKHVSSVCSAFPSSRPHLFQLAEIVAPFSSRGIATTSSMESALQGSPAVDSDITPRIKFKRLDKTSKHIMQILDKEAVEEVKAQREIPDIRPGYIVQLKVEVPENKRRVSTLKGIVIARRNAGLNTTFRLRRLVAGVGIESLFPLYSPNIKEIKVLDKKKVRRAKLYYLRDKMNALKKQ